Proteins co-encoded in one Acidovorax sp. 69 genomic window:
- a CDS encoding threonine/serine dehydratase codes for MIDRAAIAAARRQLATQPDFLRATPLMRASGRSLGVDCGEVWLKLEHLQVGGSFKARGMLYRLLANPVPDSGVIIASGGNAGIAVAAAAKALGVRCEVFVPEVSPEAKRARLRALGAEVVVTGAAYSEAFDACVARQQATGALQAHAYDQPEVVAGAGTLALELEEQAGRLPDTVLVSVGGGGLIGGVAAWVESRAHVVALEPERAPTLHAARAAGQPVDVAVGGVAADSLGAKRIGAIGWEVSQRHVHDALLLPDDAIRAAQLWLWKELKLAVEPAAALGLAALQTGAYRPQPQETVGLILCGANFDPASLG; via the coding sequence ATGATCGATCGCGCCGCCATTGCCGCCGCCCGCCGCCAACTGGCCACCCAGCCCGACTTTCTGCGCGCCACGCCCCTGATGCGTGCGTCTGGCCGATCCCTGGGGGTGGACTGCGGCGAGGTCTGGCTCAAGCTGGAGCACTTGCAGGTGGGCGGCAGCTTCAAGGCGCGCGGCATGCTCTACCGCCTGCTGGCCAACCCGGTGCCCGACAGCGGCGTGATCATCGCCTCGGGCGGCAACGCCGGCATTGCTGTGGCAGCCGCCGCCAAGGCGCTGGGTGTGCGCTGCGAGGTGTTTGTGCCCGAGGTCTCTCCCGAGGCGAAACGCGCCCGGCTGCGCGCTTTGGGCGCTGAGGTGGTGGTCACGGGCGCGGCCTATTCCGAAGCGTTTGACGCCTGCGTGGCGCGCCAGCAAGCCACCGGCGCATTGCAGGCCCATGCCTACGACCAGCCCGAGGTGGTGGCCGGTGCAGGCACCCTGGCGCTGGAGCTGGAAGAGCAAGCAGGCCGCCTCCCCGACACGGTGCTGGTCAGCGTGGGCGGCGGCGGCCTCATCGGCGGCGTGGCGGCATGGGTCGAGAGCCGCGCCCATGTGGTGGCCCTGGAGCCCGAGCGCGCGCCCACGCTGCATGCTGCGCGGGCGGCGGGCCAGCCGGTGGATGTGGCGGTGGGTGGCGTGGCCGCCGATTCCCTGGGTGCCAAGCGCATCGGCGCTATTGGCTGGGAGGTGAGCCAGCGCCATGTGCACGATGCCTTGCTGCTGCCCGATGACGCCATCCGCGCCGCCCAGTTGTGGCTGTGGAAAGAGCTGAAACTGGCCGTGGAACCCGCTGCCGCCCTGGGCCTGGCAGCGCTGCAAACCGGTGCGTACCGCCCCCAGCCGCAGGAGACCGTGGGCCTGATCCTGTGTGGTGCCAATTTCGACCCGGCCAGCCTCGGTTGA
- a CDS encoding ImmA/IrrE family metallo-endopeptidase: MRQASVFLKTIRTQVCLPGTGDAGHRYFPLRNRNGEVVEQMDLLETEAARTLLDQLLSDSKLYRTGKDFRALLHFVIRLRNFAPFNAMLLQVQKPGLLYAASRMDWFERFNRIVKDGARPLLILWPFGPVALVYDVADTEGDPLPDGVAAFAAHGAMDAAALKSYAKKMVKKHIAWHEVDAGDGNAGSIRVTVRAKEVDSPSSYQMTVNRNHEHNVQFATVAHELGHLFLGHLGKDRYLNVPERPPLQHSQKELEAESVSYIVCARNGVLSKSESYLSAHVQDDTTLDQIDLYQVMRAAGQVEALLGLTAHTKYEQPQAAGR, from the coding sequence ATGAGACAGGCAAGCGTATTCCTTAAGACGATCAGGACTCAAGTTTGCCTTCCTGGTACAGGTGATGCGGGCCATCGGTATTTCCCACTTCGCAATCGCAATGGAGAAGTCGTGGAGCAAATGGATCTTTTGGAGACCGAAGCAGCCAGGACACTGCTGGATCAGTTGCTGTCTGATTCAAAGCTGTACCGCACTGGAAAAGACTTCCGTGCGCTGCTCCATTTTGTGATTCGGCTGCGCAACTTTGCGCCGTTCAACGCCATGCTTTTGCAGGTTCAAAAGCCCGGACTGCTGTACGCAGCATCGCGCATGGACTGGTTTGAGCGGTTCAACCGCATCGTGAAGGACGGGGCACGGCCACTACTCATACTGTGGCCGTTTGGACCAGTGGCGTTGGTGTATGACGTGGCCGATACGGAGGGCGACCCACTCCCCGATGGTGTTGCCGCATTTGCCGCCCACGGTGCCATGGACGCCGCCGCCCTGAAAAGCTACGCCAAGAAAATGGTCAAAAAGCACATCGCATGGCATGAAGTGGATGCAGGCGATGGCAATGCGGGCTCCATCAGGGTGACGGTGCGCGCGAAGGAGGTTGATTCGCCCAGCAGTTACCAGATGACCGTCAACCGCAACCATGAACACAACGTGCAGTTCGCCACGGTGGCGCACGAACTGGGCCACCTGTTTCTGGGGCATTTGGGGAAAGACCGATACCTGAACGTGCCTGAGCGCCCACCCCTCCAGCATTCACAGAAAGAACTGGAGGCGGAATCGGTCTCCTACATCGTCTGCGCCCGTAACGGAGTGCTCAGCAAGTCTGAAAGTTACTTGTCCGCGCATGTACAAGATGACACGACTCTCGATCAGATCGACCTGTACCAGGTCATGCGCGCTGCAGGTCAAGTCGAGGCGCTGCTAGGGCTGACTGCCCATACGAAATACGAACAGCCTCAAGCAGCGGGGCGTTGA
- a CDS encoding type I restriction endonuclease subunit R, translating to MAYTDINSEDRLVQATFAEQLEKMLGWDSVYAWNQETFGPTGTLGRANEREAVLVRDLRAALCLLNPQLPPPAIEEAITKLTHHDFSRSLLQHNRAFHALIRDGVPVSFRNAQGQLSHAQAAVVDFRNTANNRFLVVRELKLTGLRTPNYNRRADLVCFVNGLPLVFIELKAVYKNIRAGFDGNLRDYMDENVVAHAFHHNAFLIVSNGHNARFGSITSTWEHFGEWKRLHESDVGNVAAEVLLNGMLAKDRLLDILENFILFDASKAGAVRKVVARNHQLLGVNQAVASVVHQEALKREFPTAKRLTYRTIELPYAESDQAANEPQSAYPIAAEAPSPKYLQIIERAHPDLGRLGVVWHTQGSGKSYSMAFFAEKVRRTVPGNFTFVLMTDRDDLDSQIYKTFIGCGVADEQTPRASSGRELQRLLSENHRYVFSLIHKFNQDVAPDEPYSARDDIIVVSDEAHRTQSGKLARTMRMALPNAAFIGFTGTPLFKHDQLTKRIFGDYVSRYDFKRSEEDGATVKLVYENRGEKLGLAKLDLNEKIAAAVDASDLDPDQTALLEKLLGKDYEVITADDRLKRIATDFVEHCSTRWEAGKAMMVCIDKITCARMLKLIEPLWKAKAAAVRAGAQAKLATIASTADNEARQVLHAQRDRLLAKAAWMDDTIIELIISEAQNEVADFKRWDFDIIPHRSVMKLGFETADGQRVDVETAFKNPKHPFRIAVVCAMWLTGFDVECLSTLYIDKPMRAHTLMQAIARANRVYPGKDFGLIVDYNGMLKSLREALAQYALGDDGGPAEIVAPIEERVAALADAITVTEAHLLGLGFDASTLLGSKGFGRIQLLADAVDSVYTSDEAKRRYEILCRVVFGRFKALLVEPSALIYAERHDNLEAIYKKLNERRDTADVSELLKVLHRIVNTAIAAQGVGSDQASGLTVDLSQINMEKLRDEFAKKVKRKATVIEDIRQIVEEKLAQMLARNPLRMNYEKVYQNIISAYNQDKDRATVEDTFAKLTALVSDLTAEQSRAIAEGLSEDQLALFDLVHREGLSKTERERIKQASKDLLAGVLAVITPLDRWTEKEQTQAEVETFVLDHIYQTLPEPPYSPDDKADIAQLVYRHIWQQSVSNQISGEI from the coding sequence ATGGCCTACACCGACATCAACAGCGAAGACCGCCTGGTGCAGGCCACTTTTGCGGAGCAACTGGAGAAGATGCTGGGCTGGGACAGCGTGTATGCCTGGAACCAGGAAACCTTTGGCCCCACGGGCACCTTGGGGCGCGCCAATGAGCGCGAGGCGGTGTTGGTGCGCGACCTGCGCGCTGCACTGTGCCTGCTCAACCCCCAGCTTCCGCCGCCAGCGATTGAAGAGGCCATCACCAAGCTCACCCACCACGACTTTTCACGTTCGCTGTTGCAGCACAACCGGGCTTTTCACGCACTGATCCGCGATGGTGTGCCGGTAAGCTTCCGCAACGCCCAGGGCCAGCTGAGCCATGCGCAGGCGGCGGTGGTGGACTTTCGCAACACTGCCAACAACCGTTTTCTGGTGGTGCGCGAACTCAAGCTCACTGGCCTGCGCACCCCCAATTACAACCGCCGGGCCGACCTGGTGTGTTTTGTGAATGGTTTGCCGCTGGTGTTCATCGAGTTGAAGGCGGTGTACAAAAACATCCGCGCTGGCTTTGACGGCAACCTACGCGACTACATGGACGAGAACGTGGTGGCCCATGCCTTCCACCACAACGCCTTCCTGATTGTCAGCAACGGGCACAACGCCCGCTTTGGCTCCATCACCAGCACCTGGGAGCATTTTGGCGAATGGAAGCGCCTGCACGAAAGCGATGTGGGCAATGTGGCCGCAGAGGTGCTGCTGAATGGCATGCTGGCCAAGGACCGCCTGCTCGACATCCTGGAAAACTTCATTCTGTTTGACGCCAGCAAGGCGGGTGCCGTGCGCAAGGTGGTGGCGCGCAACCACCAGTTGCTGGGGGTGAACCAGGCGGTGGCTTCTGTGGTGCACCAGGAGGCATTGAAACGCGAGTTCCCTACGGCTAAGCGCCTGACTTACCGCACGATTGAGCTGCCCTACGCCGAATCGGACCAGGCCGCCAACGAGCCACAGAGCGCGTACCCCATCGCTGCCGAGGCGCCGTCTCCCAAATACTTGCAAATTATTGAGCGCGCCCACCCCGACCTTGGCCGTCTGGGCGTCGTTTGGCACACCCAGGGGAGCGGCAAGTCGTATTCCATGGCGTTCTTTGCCGAGAAGGTGCGGCGAACCGTGCCGGGCAATTTCACCTTTGTGCTGATGACCGACCGGGATGACTTGGACAGCCAGATATACAAGACCTTCATCGGGTGTGGCGTGGCGGACGAGCAGACCCCACGGGCCAGTTCTGGCCGCGAACTGCAGCGCCTGTTGTCTGAAAACCACCGCTATGTATTCAGCCTGATCCACAAGTTCAACCAAGACGTGGCGCCCGATGAGCCCTACAGTGCGCGCGACGACATCATTGTGGTGTCCGACGAAGCGCACCGTACCCAGTCTGGCAAGCTGGCCCGCACCATGCGCATGGCGTTGCCCAACGCGGCCTTCATTGGGTTCACCGGCACGCCACTGTTCAAGCACGACCAGCTGACGAAACGGATTTTTGGCGACTATGTGTCGCGCTACGACTTCAAGCGCAGCGAAGAAGATGGCGCCACAGTAAAGCTGGTTTACGAGAACCGGGGCGAGAAACTGGGCCTGGCCAAGCTTGATTTGAACGAAAAGATTGCGGCGGCTGTGGATGCATCTGACTTGGACCCGGATCAAACCGCCTTGCTCGAAAAGCTGTTGGGCAAGGATTACGAAGTCATCACAGCGGATGACCGGCTCAAACGGATAGCCACCGACTTTGTTGAGCATTGCAGCACCCGATGGGAAGCAGGCAAGGCCATGATGGTGTGCATTGACAAGATCACCTGCGCCCGCATGCTCAAGCTGATCGAGCCACTGTGGAAGGCCAAGGCCGCTGCAGTGCGCGCAGGGGCACAAGCCAAGTTGGCAACGATTGCCTCCACTGCAGACAACGAAGCACGCCAGGTGCTACATGCCCAGCGCGACCGACTCTTGGCCAAGGCTGCGTGGATGGATGACACCATCATTGAGTTGATCATCAGTGAAGCCCAAAACGAGGTGGCGGACTTCAAGCGATGGGACTTTGACATCATTCCCCACCGCTCGGTGATGAAGCTGGGGTTTGAGACTGCCGACGGTCAGCGCGTGGATGTGGAAACCGCGTTCAAAAACCCGAAGCACCCGTTCCGTATTGCGGTGGTGTGTGCCATGTGGCTCACTGGCTTTGACGTGGAGTGTTTGTCCACGCTCTATATCGATAAGCCCATGCGGGCGCACACGCTGATGCAGGCCATCGCCCGCGCCAACCGGGTGTACCCCGGCAAAGACTTTGGCCTGATCGTGGACTACAACGGCATGCTCAAAAGCCTGCGCGAAGCGTTGGCGCAGTATGCCCTTGGCGACGATGGGGGACCCGCCGAGATCGTGGCTCCGATTGAGGAACGGGTCGCAGCCCTAGCCGATGCCATTACTGTAACTGAAGCGCATTTGCTTGGGCTGGGCTTTGATGCCAGCACCCTGCTGGGCAGCAAAGGGTTTGGTCGCATCCAGTTATTGGCCGATGCGGTGGATTCTGTCTACACCAGCGATGAGGCCAAGCGACGTTACGAAATTTTGTGTCGCGTGGTGTTCGGCCGCTTCAAGGCTTTGCTGGTGGAGCCCTCGGCGCTGATATACGCAGAACGCCACGACAACCTTGAAGCCATCTACAAGAAACTGAATGAACGCCGCGACACTGCCGATGTAAGCGAATTGCTCAAGGTACTGCACCGCATCGTCAACACGGCCATTGCAGCCCAAGGAGTGGGTAGCGACCAGGCAAGTGGGCTGACTGTGGACCTGTCGCAGATCAACATGGAAAAGCTCCGTGACGAGTTTGCCAAAAAGGTGAAGCGCAAGGCCACGGTGATTGAGGATATCCGGCAGATCGTTGAAGAAAAACTGGCGCAGATGCTGGCTCGCAACCCGCTGCGAATGAACTACGAGAAGGTCTACCAGAACATCATCTCCGCCTACAACCAGGACAAAGACCGGGCCACAGTGGAAGACACTTTTGCCAAGCTGACAGCCCTTGTCAGCGACTTGACTGCGGAGCAAAGTCGGGCGATAGCGGAAGGGCTCAGCGAGGACCAATTGGCGTTGTTCGATCTAGTGCACCGGGAAGGTCTGTCCAAGACTGAACGGGAACGAATCAAGCAGGCCAGCAAGGATCTGTTGGCAGGCGTGCTAGCGGTCATTACCCCACTGGACCGCTGGACAGAAAAAGAGCAGACCCAGGCCGAGGTGGAAACGTTCGTTTTGGACCATATCTATCAAACGCTACCCGAGCCTCCTTACTCGCCGGATGACAAGGCGGACATAGCGCAGCTGGTGTATCGGCATATTTGGCAGCAGAGTGTTAGCAATCAAATTTCGGGCGAAATCTAG
- a CDS encoding DUF4347 domain-containing protein: MLAVSSVLFWGSAAATSLAASSVRAPERNEVALIDVALPDSRSLEAGIALGVKVVRFDSRRDGLADIAHWAAGQKELDAIHVLSHGSAGVVNLGTVPLTRSSLELDQTRSQLAALGGALKKGGDLLFYGCEVADGVGLGVLQAIADATGADVAASTDLTGAASRGGNWVLERHIGHIEAQSPLSARAIADYDGLLISGNGTADGDYDFGGTLSVAQSGANAGFKKLNDKLLVSSFLIKDGTQLYANDGNANSDGSVITAVFKAEGTTVAKTFTFNDFSMSVTDPGGAHVRYFDQLEVLLKDSAGNAIGSVYKIANGATPTMGTGITKLSTLLNGGNEWSVNGVASVTVTASLVLNATPGKQGGYGTEINFMSMKMSNITAVASNVAPTFVGASTALSVGQNSGDVDVRSLLHASDSDTGQTLTWAQFSAPGHGTLSFSGTTGSSGSTDLTPGGTIAYAPTAGYAGTDSFTVQVSDGTSNAIRTITVNITPTTPGAPDLAAGSDKGSSSTDNHTNESSLTFSGTSAAGDSTSSVRVFLDVNNNGVYDGGDAAAAVTVSNGAWTVTGLSTSGLADGAYNVYAITTSAIGSVSSARSSGLTITIDKTAPGAPINQIVLGASSDSGSSNVDNITSVTNPVMRVNLAGTNAVASDTVELLLGGASLGTPVAAVFTGTDIANGFIDLAVTSGALGADGNKTFTARITDVAGNVGAAGGSRIIVLDTTAPATPATPVLDSASDSGSSNSDRITSNATPVINGTAENGSVVTLYDSNGTTVLGSAVATGGAWSITTSALANGIHNLSVKASDVAGNVSAASGLLPVTIDTRPLVFTSATAGDGQVTLVWSSTAASVIGVYTVTGTPAGTCTTSTTSCVVSGLTNGTTYQFTGTVSGGGGIASAPISATPVRTEYTGPVPGVPGNAAVAITGGGTHCTLTSAGFNAVVPPNAPVDAAQPVGVFRFTAVGCPGDTLSISLTYPQPLPAGVRFLKFGPPAAGQPASWFELQAADYSLSNGGRTVTYSVTDNQAGDSNTAAGVIDDPFAPMVFLAAAGVTGVPALSQWGLMLMILVVGLMGWRMHRLG, translated from the coding sequence GTGCTGGCTGTCTCCAGTGTGCTGTTCTGGGGCAGCGCTGCTGCAACGAGTCTGGCCGCCTCTTCAGTGCGCGCACCTGAACGCAACGAAGTCGCGTTGATCGACGTCGCACTGCCCGATAGCCGGAGCCTCGAAGCCGGTATAGCGCTCGGTGTCAAGGTGGTGCGGTTTGATAGCCGCAGAGACGGTCTGGCGGACATTGCGCATTGGGCTGCTGGCCAGAAGGAACTGGACGCGATCCATGTCCTTTCTCACGGATCGGCTGGCGTGGTGAATCTGGGCACGGTCCCGTTGACGCGGTCTTCGCTGGAACTGGATCAGACCCGTTCCCAGCTGGCAGCCTTAGGGGGCGCCTTGAAGAAGGGTGGGGATCTGCTCTTCTACGGCTGCGAGGTGGCCGACGGCGTTGGGCTTGGCGTGCTGCAGGCGATCGCTGACGCCACCGGCGCAGATGTGGCCGCTTCGACGGACCTGACAGGCGCCGCGAGTCGAGGCGGCAACTGGGTTCTTGAGAGACACATTGGCCACATCGAAGCCCAATCCCCGCTGAGTGCCAGGGCCATTGCCGACTACGACGGCCTGCTCATTTCCGGTAACGGCACGGCCGACGGCGACTACGATTTTGGCGGCACCCTGAGCGTCGCCCAGAGCGGCGCCAACGCCGGCTTCAAGAAGCTCAACGACAAACTGCTGGTCAGCAGCTTCCTGATCAAGGACGGCACCCAGCTGTATGCCAACGACGGCAATGCCAATTCCGACGGTTCCGTCATTACCGCCGTGTTCAAGGCCGAAGGCACGACAGTGGCCAAGACCTTCACCTTCAATGACTTCTCGATGAGTGTCACAGACCCCGGGGGCGCGCATGTGCGCTATTTTGACCAGCTCGAAGTCCTGCTCAAGGATAGTGCCGGCAATGCCATAGGGTCGGTCTACAAGATCGCCAACGGCGCGACGCCGACCATGGGCACGGGGATTACCAAGCTGAGCACGCTGCTCAATGGCGGCAACGAGTGGTCGGTCAACGGCGTCGCTTCGGTGACGGTCACGGCCAGCCTGGTGCTGAACGCCACGCCCGGCAAGCAAGGCGGCTACGGCACTGAAATCAACTTCATGTCCATGAAGATGAGCAACATCACTGCGGTAGCGAGCAACGTCGCCCCCACCTTTGTTGGAGCCTCCACAGCGCTGAGCGTGGGGCAGAACAGCGGCGACGTCGACGTCAGGAGCTTGCTGCACGCGAGCGACAGCGATACCGGCCAGACCCTGACTTGGGCGCAGTTTTCCGCGCCAGGGCATGGCACGCTGAGCTTTAGCGGCACCACCGGTTCCTCGGGCAGCACCGACCTCACCCCGGGCGGCACCATTGCTTATGCTCCGACGGCAGGCTACGCTGGCACCGACTCGTTCACGGTGCAGGTCAGCGATGGCACGTCCAACGCCATTCGCACCATCACCGTCAATATTACGCCGACCACGCCCGGCGCGCCCGACCTGGCGGCAGGCAGCGATAAGGGCAGCAGTTCGACTGACAACCACACCAATGAGAGCAGCCTGACTTTCTCTGGCACCAGCGCTGCTGGCGACTCCACGAGTTCCGTGCGGGTATTCCTGGATGTCAACAATAACGGCGTATACGACGGCGGCGACGCTGCGGCGGCAGTCACTGTCAGCAACGGCGCCTGGACCGTCACCGGCTTGTCCACCAGCGGCTTGGCCGACGGCGCCTACAACGTGTATGCGATCACCACCTCGGCCATCGGATCCGTCAGCAGCGCCCGTAGTTCCGGCCTGACCATCACCATCGACAAGACCGCTCCAGGCGCGCCGATCAACCAGATCGTGCTGGGCGCCAGCTCCGACAGCGGCAGCTCCAACGTCGACAACATCACCAGCGTCACCAATCCGGTCATGCGCGTGAACCTTGCGGGCACCAATGCTGTGGCCAGCGATACGGTTGAACTGCTGCTGGGCGGCGCGTCGCTAGGCACACCTGTGGCCGCTGTGTTCACTGGCACCGACATCGCCAATGGGTTTATCGATCTGGCTGTTACCAGCGGTGCGCTGGGCGCTGATGGCAATAAGACCTTCACCGCCAGGATCACAGACGTGGCCGGCAATGTGGGCGCAGCTGGTGGGAGCCGCATCATCGTGCTCGACACCACCGCTCCGGCTACACCAGCCACACCCGTCCTTGATTCGGCGAGCGACAGCGGCAGCTCGAATTCGGACCGCATTACCAGCAATGCCACCCCCGTCATCAATGGCACGGCGGAAAACGGCAGCGTCGTTACCCTGTACGACAGCAACGGCACCACCGTGTTGGGTTCGGCGGTAGCCACTGGTGGCGCCTGGAGCATCACCACCAGCGCCCTTGCCAATGGCATCCACAACCTGAGCGTCAAGGCGAGCGATGTGGCAGGTAACGTCAGTGCTGCATCCGGGTTGCTGCCTGTCACCATCGACACGCGGCCATTGGTCTTTACCAGCGCCACTGCAGGCGATGGGCAGGTCACTCTCGTGTGGAGCAGCACGGCGGCCAGCGTCATTGGCGTATACACCGTGACAGGCACGCCAGCGGGCACCTGCACTACCAGCACCACATCCTGCGTCGTATCAGGCCTGACCAACGGCACGACCTATCAGTTCACGGGGACAGTCAGTGGCGGTGGTGGTATCGCCTCTGCCCCGATCAGCGCAACACCGGTACGCACCGAGTACACCGGTCCGGTGCCGGGCGTCCCCGGCAATGCTGCGGTCGCGATCACTGGTGGCGGCACCCACTGCACGTTGACGTCAGCGGGTTTCAATGCGGTGGTACCACCCAACGCTCCGGTAGACGCTGCCCAGCCGGTTGGCGTCTTTCGTTTCACCGCCGTGGGCTGCCCGGGCGATACGCTCTCTATCAGCCTGACCTATCCCCAGCCCTTGCCTGCGGGTGTGCGTTTCCTCAAATTTGGCCCACCTGCAGCGGGCCAGCCAGCATCATGGTTTGAGCTCCAGGCGGCCGACTATTCGCTGAGCAATGGTGGCCGTACGGTGACCTATAGCGTCACCGACAACCAGGCTGGAGATTCGAACACGGCAGCTGGTGTCATTGACGATCCATTTGCGCCCATGGTTTTCCTGGCGGCGGCAGGCGTGACCGGTGTGCCGGCGCTTTCGCAGTGGGGCCTGATGCTGATGATTCTGGTGGTGGGATTGATGGGGTGGCGCATGCATCGCTTGGGTTGA
- the serS gene encoding serine--tRNA ligase yields MLDILLLRKDLDTALARLETRKKPQAFLNVEAFQALESERKTLQTRTEELQAQRNQLSKQVGMLMSRGDKDGAEAIKSQVAAGKAELEQSAARLEQIQAELLAMLVAVPNLPHESVPVGSDESGNVEVRRWGTPATFAFEVKDHVDLGTPLGLDFDMGAKLSGSRFTVMKGQIARLHRALAQFMLDVQTTEHGYTECYVPYAVNADSLKGTGQLPKFEGDLFAAKKGGQDGEPVPDNTALYLIPTSEVPLTNFVRDVVTPEADLPIKLTAHTPCFRSEAGSGGRDIRGLIRQHQFDKVEMVQIVHPDKSYEALEEMTGHAEAVLRKLGLPYRVMSLCTGDMGFGAAKTYDLEVWLPAQNTYREISSVSNCEAFQARRLQARFKNAQGKNELLHTLNGSGLAVGRTLVAVLENNQQADGSVTVPEVLRPYLGGMAVLTP; encoded by the coding sequence ATGCTTGACATCCTTCTCCTCCGCAAAGACCTCGACACCGCCCTCGCGCGCCTGGAAACCCGTAAAAAGCCCCAGGCTTTCCTGAACGTGGAAGCATTCCAGGCCCTGGAGTCCGAGCGCAAGACGCTGCAGACCCGCACTGAAGAGCTGCAGGCCCAGCGCAATCAGCTGTCCAAACAGGTCGGCATGTTGATGAGCCGGGGCGACAAGGACGGCGCTGAAGCCATCAAGTCCCAGGTGGCGGCTGGCAAGGCAGAGCTGGAGCAATCCGCTGCGCGCCTGGAGCAGATCCAGGCCGAACTGCTGGCCATGCTGGTGGCCGTGCCCAACCTTCCGCACGAATCTGTGCCTGTGGGCAGCGACGAGTCGGGCAACGTGGAAGTGCGCCGCTGGGGCACGCCCGCCACCTTCGCTTTCGAGGTGAAGGACCACGTGGATTTGGGAACTCCGCTGGGCCTTGATTTCGACATGGGCGCCAAGCTCTCGGGCTCGCGTTTTACCGTGATGAAGGGGCAGATCGCACGCCTGCACCGCGCGCTCGCCCAGTTCATGCTGGACGTGCAAACCACCGAGCACGGCTACACCGAGTGCTATGTGCCCTACGCCGTGAACGCCGATTCGCTCAAAGGCACGGGCCAGTTGCCCAAATTTGAAGGCGATTTGTTTGCCGCAAAGAAGGGTGGCCAAGATGGCGAGCCCGTGCCCGACAACACTGCGCTGTACCTCATTCCCACCAGCGAGGTGCCCCTGACCAACTTTGTGCGCGATGTGGTCACGCCGGAGGCCGACCTGCCCATCAAGCTGACGGCCCACACGCCGTGCTTCCGCTCTGAAGCGGGCAGCGGCGGGCGCGACATTCGGGGCCTGATTCGCCAGCACCAGTTCGACAAGGTCGAGATGGTGCAGATCGTCCACCCCGACAAAAGCTACGAAGCGCTGGAAGAAATGACCGGCCACGCAGAAGCCGTGCTGCGAAAGCTGGGCCTGCCCTACCGTGTGATGAGCCTGTGCACGGGCGACATGGGTTTTGGTGCCGCCAAGACCTACGACCTGGAAGTGTGGCTGCCCGCGCAGAACACCTACCGCGAGATCAGCTCGGTGAGCAACTGCGAAGCCTTCCAGGCCCGCCGCCTGCAGGCCCGCTTCAAGAATGCCCAGGGCAAAAATGAGCTGCTGCACACCCTGAACGGCTCCGGCCTGGCCGTAGGCCGCACGCTGGTGGCAGTGCTGGAGAACAACCAACAGGCGGATGGCAGCGTCACGGTGCCTGAAGTTCTGCGCCCCTACCTGGGCGGTATGGCGGTGTTGACCCCCTGA